The window GCGCCTATGCACTACCGCAAGTTTCGAATCGTCATTTTGAGTCGCTTGTATACGAGCGTGTATCTCGCGTGCTGTCTCGAGTTCGTCTGGCTCCTCGAAGTCGTCATGCTCCAGATCTGCTCGCCTCTCGCAGTGACGAATGTAGAACTCGAGGTGGTAGTCAGTGCCCTCAGTCGCCCAGACAGCGTCTTTCGATCCGCTTAGCTGCTCCTGCCACAGCTCTAAAATTTCCCCGAACTCTTCACGCTGCTCTTCTGGAGAGGGCAGTCCCCCACCGATATCGCCGACAACGTCTTCAAGGGTCTCTTCGATATCTTCACGGCTTAGCAGTGGAGAGTTATCCCAACTGTCTGGTGCTTTACTTTCTACCTCGAAGAGATAGGCCAGATCATCAAGTTCGTCACGTGTGACGGCGATCGGGTATCCCGGCCCATACGTGTGAAACGGAAACCGTTCTTCTTGCTGTGGTTGTACGTCTTCGATCGTGCTTCCAATTGTTGGAAGCAGGTCTCGAATCCAGCCCATAATATCAGCACGTATCTCGCACTGCTATCAATCTTCCGTAAATTCAATTGAATTAATAGTACTGCAGACCCCATACACGCACCCGCGATATACAACTCCGACAAGAAATTTGGCCGGCGGTTTGGATCAGTAGTACGAGTCTGGATTGTCCGGATCGTACCCCCCGTCCATGCCGTGCTGAGTGCGCGAGGCGTATTCGCTCTCCGTGTCGTCTACTCTACATTTTGTACTGCAGTAGTAGACGCGATCACCATGGGTCGCACGATGATCGTAGGAGGAGTAGTCGCCGGCGATTTTACCACAATTTGCGCATCGGGGTGTTTTGTCAGATGCCATTTTAGAGTTCTTAGTCGGTGGCATTCCTTGGCGAACGATACGGGAGACCCCACGTACCTGTTAGATAAAAAATCAACGGCCAGCCACAGGTTCTATGATTAACACTTTCTACCGAATAGGGATCCCGATCATGACGCTGTAGCCACGACCTCAGTCCGAGCGGAGGTTCGTGACGTCCATCTTGTCCTCGAGTACACCGGTCTGAAAATCCGAATCGGCTACGACGAGGTGATCTCCGGTCGAACGCGCTGTAGCCGCGATCATCAGATCACGAGCGGCCATTCGCTCTCCGTCGGCAAGCAATTCGTCCTGGAGCCGAGCAGCCTCGAGTGCGATCTGCTCGTTGAACTCCAGGGCGCGGACCCCGCCGAAACGTTCCCGTTCCGTCCGAACATCCGTCTCGCCACGGCCGAGGGTGCCTGCGAGAACTTCGTAAACGCAGATCGCGGAGGTCAGATACGGTTCATCCTGTGTTTCGACGTATGCGACCGTTTCATCGACACCCTCGAGCATGTCGATAATAACCGACGAGTCGAGAAACGTCATTACTCGAAGCTCTCTCGGGACCGATCGATAGCATCCCGGGCACGGTCGGCGGTATCCGAGTCCCACGACCCGACGGCGATCGGTTCCTCGTCGCTCGCCAGGCGATCCAACAGCTCGTCGAAACTCTCGTCCTCACGCTTGAGGCGATCGAGCTTCTCTTTCGTCTCGTCCGAGACCCGGATGGAGGTACTCATGTGTATGCATCGTGTATGCAGATGCTAAGAAGTTTCGCCGAAACGCTCGTCAGTGGACGTATTATGCCTCTGCCGGTGGGTAATCGCTCGGATCGATCACGGAGATCTCCCACGTCCCTGCCTCTGTCTGGGTTACCCGAACGGGCTGGTCTTTCACGTTCCCGTCTTCGTCGACCAATCCAAGCGCCCGAAGCTCGCTCTTCGGAAGCACGACGCCGCCCGACGTACGACCAACTTGTGTCAACTGGTGGATCGGCATGGCTACGTTCTTACCTGTCTCCGAATCCGTTTAAACATTGGTCTCACCAGTACGAGACTATGATATTCCGGATACGTATCATCTCGGAGACCGTCCTCGAGACGAGGTGCTCGCAACTCACGAATGAGCGATTCCAGCCCAATGAATTGGTCCCGAAATTGGAACGCACTCGCCCGGACGCCCGACGGGCTTTCCGCCCATGTCGTCGCGGTCGTCGACGGCGAAACCCAGGCGAGTGCGTGCGGCCTCGAGTCCAATGATTGGACCATTCTGGACCGTACAGACAGCCCTGTCCGAATTTGCGGGACCTGTGCGAACCATTTCGGTGGAACGGGTCCGCGTCCGGTCGCCCTCGAGGAGTCGGTGACGCTCCCGGTCGACGGCGTCGACGTCAGTCCGATCGGGACGTCGGCGACGCTGACCGACGCCTATTCGGGTGGGAAAGCGTGAGCCGCGACGAAGACTCGCTCTTCGCCGGCGTCGACGACGTCCAGGACGAACCTGACTCGAGCAGTTGCGCGCCCGACGATCGCGGTGGCCTCGAGGGAACCGACTACGTCGACCCGCGGAAATGGGCTCGCCATCTCGAGTACGACGAGGTGCATTCGTTCACCCTCGGGTTCGCACCAACGTTCCTGGCAATCGTCTTCGGCGAGCCGACCTTCCTCTACCTGGCGACGCTGATCGTCGCCGGCGCGATCTTTCCGTGGCTGCTCCGGAAGCGCCTCCGGTACTGTCCTCGGGAACCCCACTACTGCGTTGGCGGTGCCGTCCTCGGCGTCGTCGCGGCGGTCCCGATCGGGCTCGTCCTCGATCTCCTGGGGGTGCTACCCGCATGACGGACACCGACCGTCGGCTTGGGCTCTCCGACATCGCCGTCGGCCTGCTCGCTGCTGCCAGTACTACGGCGTTCGCGATCGGTCGGCAACGAGCCGAGACCCAGCCTCGAGAACTCCAGGTGGACCCGGCTGAGGACGATTATGACGACTCGGACGAAGTTGTCCTCGAAAAAGACGAGTCGGGAGTCTATCGCCCATGAGCAAGGACAAAACCCTCGAGGAGGTCTACACTGATCGCAACCTACTCGCTCTGACGGCAGCAGAAATGGCAGTCCGACTCCAGCGCTCTCTGAGCCCGCCGGAATCGAGATACTTCGACGGCGGCTGGTATCGCTCGGAGGCGGACAACACCGACACTGGCGAGTGGGCGGTCGTCTACCTCGAGACGCCAGAGGGACAGGCAAGCTGGCACGTCCCGATCGACCTCGCCCGGCAGTCACATCTGACTGAGCTTCAATCCCGCTGGGACGGTCACACCCGACGTGAGAAGAACGACCGCCTCCGGCGTTTCACCGGTCTCGATTACTGACGCTATTCGGCCCTTCAGGTCTTGATCGGAACGTCACGGCACGGCCAATTCCCCACACCAATTTCGCCATTACGTCCCTCGATTCTCGGATTTTCTCTAATCGTACGTGTTTACCCCGAAGTCTCAACAGCCGGTTCAGTGTGAGCCCGTGATATCATCTCATTGTTGTTGACGACTCGGCGAAGTTCTTCGTAGGGATTGCGTCCCTGCTGGCGCCATGTCGCCAGCAGGGACAAGATCGTCTCGTGAACGAACATACCTCGATCGTTACGGAGTGTCCCGATGATTTTCCGGAGAACGACTGGTTCACGAAGTGCGTTCTCAGCTGCGTTGTTCGTCGGGGAGACCGCTGGCTCACCGACGAAGGTGAGCCAGTGGTCGATCCCTCCTTCGATTTTCCCGAGTAGTGTTGCCACTGGTTCGTCGGTTACTGACCGCCCCACGAGCGATCTAAGCCCGTTCTGGCATGAGCGGTGCATCTGTGCTCTCTCACGAAGACTCGGGTCGGTCTCCAGCCACGACTGGAGACCGACGAACATCTGCTTGAGATACCGGTAAACGGGTTCTGCCTCCTCGTGGTCACTAGCAGCGTCTTCAGCTTCTCGGAGAAGATGTGCCCAGCACCGCTGAAGGTTACTGCTGAACGCTGGATACGCCGTCCACCCATCGCAGATGACCGTTCCCGGGAAGTCCTCGCCGAGGACTTCCGCGGGAACATCACTTCCACGACTCTCCCTTACGGCGTATAGCGTGTGCTCGCTCGTCCGAAACGTCCAAATCCACGCCTGCTCACCCTCGCGTTTGATACCGGTTTCGTCAACGTGAACGATCTCTGCTTGCTGAATCTGTCTTCGAATCTGTTCGTATTCGCAGCGACCGGCGCGCGCAGCGCGCTCGGTCGCGTGCCACGCGGACGCGCCCGAGAGTTCTAATCCATGCAGTTGCTCGAACCGGTCAGCGATTTTCCGGTAGGGGAGGCGGTGATCGTACCGAGAAAGTGCTGCTTGAGAGATGACGTTCACCCCGAACTGCCCCTCATCGGGGCAGTCGGGGTGTGTAGCAACGGTTTCTGTTCCACAAGAGCTGCACTGGTAGTAGTGACGGTTGTACCGGGTGATTTCTGGTGGCTGTGGATCGGGAACCTCCTCGACGAGTCGGGGGCTGACGCCCACCGACTCGTCGAAGTGTTCGCCACACTCGGGACAACAGTCACAGGTGACATCGATCTCTTTGTCGGGATCTGCTGTTGCACGCCACTCAGGGTCGTGACCGTCCTTCCGTCCGGGAGTACCGCCATCGGTTCGAACATTCTCGTCTTCGTCGTCCTGCGAGGTCGGGGACTCGTCAGTCCCCGACCGTCGCTTACTGGGCGGTGTATGCGGATTTTCGTATTTGCGAAGGCGTGTTTCGAGTTCTTCTATCCGCTCGTCCTTCTGATCGATTTTCTTGTCCTTTCGCTTGTTCTCCCGTTCGAGTTCTTCGACTCGTTGCTCAAGTTGGAGAAGCCGAGAAAGGAGCTCTTCTTTGGTGAAATCGTCTGCGTTCACAGACTCCACCAACCAGTAGTGACAGCAGAAGTAACGGGATGGGCTCCGGTGCGGAGCCCATCCCTGAGAATCGTATCCGAGGTCTGCTGCCTGTTCATATCGCGTCCGTTGAACGCTTCCTACGAGAGAGTACCGAAATCAGCCCGGGCTAAACACATACCTCTAATCTATTTCGACGCATCACGGCTACTCCTATCGTGTATGGGTCCCCGCGGTACGGCCGACGAACGACAAGATCGACAACCAATGAGAGGAGATTATCCAACGGAAAAACGAGATTTGTGGGATCGAGAGATAGAAGACGATCTGGCCGACAGATCGATCAGAACGGAGTTCGAGAAGTTGCGGGAAGACTCCCGCTTCTGGGTCAACGGATTCGGGCCGTTTCTCGTTGAGAAAGAGAACGAGCAGAATCCGGGCCAGACCGGGTGGATCGGCACGCCTGAGGAGGTCGACGATCCAGACGAGAAACGGAACAAAGGCGTACTGGTCGCCTGGTCTGGTTCCATGCTCGACGATCCGAAGGTCCGGCTCCGGACTGGCGGTGGCGACGACTACGAGACCGTGCGTCACCTCAAGGTGGACAACGAACACAACCTCCAGGACGACGTCGACGAACCGACCTATGAGTGGCTGAAAAAGCGCAAGGGGGAACTAATTCTTTACAGCGAGGACGTCAAGAATCGGTACTTCCGGATCGCCCGGCCCCAAGAGTTCGACGATGGGACTGTGACACTGAACGGAACCGGCTACGGTGGAATCGATGAGTACGTCGACGAGTCCCAGCAGTTCACAGCTGTTCCTGACTCGCTTGCCAATTATGACGAACCGGGGAAATTCACTGTCACGCCGCTGGGTGTGACCGAGCGCGGAATGGAGTGGACCGATGCGATCGTCGTCGAGCCTGGAGAGATCACGGATGGGTACAGCAGCCAGATCGAGCAGGTGGCCGATACCAGTATCCTTGACCCGGACGCTGCCGAGGCGGGCGGACTGCTTGGCGACGACGCTACGCTAGAAAGTAGCGGACTTTCCCTCGAGGATCACATCACCAAGGTTACCGGAATCGGGGACAACTCAGATCTGATTACCGGCCACGGCGTCGAGACTATTGGGGAATGGTGGGAGATGGGTGCGCCGTTCTTCGGCGTCGCTCCTGCCTGGCACGATTCGGCGCTTCAGGACCTCCTTGGTTCTGAATTCGTCGACGAAACCGATCCCCAGGACCTCATGCGAGTATTCACCGGCTACACCGCCGGCATCGTCTACGACGAGGAGGGCGAGCAACTCGGTGGACTCCCGAACGCGCTTTTCGGCGGATTCCCTTGGGACCGGGCGAACTGGGCATGGTACTATGGTAACATGCGAACGCCGGAGCACCGACCGGATGAAGCCGACAACCCCGACGGAACTTACCAGTTTGCGTTTGCTACCGGCGACGAATTCCCCCGTTCGGCGCTAGATTTTGACCCTGACGACGTCCTGTCAGGCCTACATTCAGCAGCTGGGGCGGCGACCGCGATGAGATCCGACCGAGGCCGAAGCATCGTCCGCTATCCGGCGGACGGACTCGAAGAGGGTGCGGCCTACCCGCCGAAAGCGACCGTCGAGTTCATGTCCGTACTGTTTGGGACGGACTTCACTAACCCCGACGTGGCTCGGGACCACGTAG of the Halobiforma lacisalsi AJ5 genome contains:
- a CDS encoding PIN domain-containing protein, with the protein product MTFLDSSVIIDMLEGVDETVAYVETQDEPYLTSAICVYEVLAGTLGRGETDVRTERERFGGVRALEFNEQIALEAARLQDELLADGERMAARDLMIAATARSTGDHLVVADSDFQTGVLEDKMDVTNLRSD
- a CDS encoding DUF7557 family protein, producing MSTSIRVSDETKEKLDRLKREDESFDELLDRLASDEEPIAVGSWDSDTADRARDAIDRSRESFE
- a CDS encoding WDGH domain-containing protein, whose translation is MSKDKTLEEVYTDRNLLALTAAEMAVRLQRSLSPPESRYFDGGWYRSEADNTDTGEWAVVYLETPEGQASWHVPIDLARQSHLTELQSRWDGHTRREKNDRLRRFTGLDY
- the tnpC gene encoding IS66 family transposase, whose translation is MNADDFTKEELLSRLLQLEQRVEELERENKRKDKKIDQKDERIEELETRLRKYENPHTPPSKRRSGTDESPTSQDDEDENVRTDGGTPGRKDGHDPEWRATADPDKEIDVTCDCCPECGEHFDESVGVSPRLVEEVPDPQPPEITRYNRHYYQCSSCGTETVATHPDCPDEGQFGVNVISQAALSRYDHRLPYRKIADRFEQLHGLELSGASAWHATERAARAGRCEYEQIRRQIQQAEIVHVDETGIKREGEQAWIWTFRTSEHTLYAVRESRGSDVPAEVLGEDFPGTVICDGWTAYPAFSSNLQRCWAHLLREAEDAASDHEEAEPVYRYLKQMFVGLQSWLETDPSLRERAQMHRSCQNGLRSLVGRSVTDEPVATLLGKIEGGIDHWLTFVGEPAVSPTNNAAENALREPVVLRKIIGTLRNDRGMFVHETILSLLATWRQQGRNPYEELRRVVNNNEMISRAHTEPAVETSG